CTGAAATATAATGATCAGCTAGTGATGGACctgagctggacctgagctggacctgagctggaCCTGGAGCTCAGCTGGACCTGGATCCTGTTTGGCTGCACTGAGTGAACAACTAAACAACACAGCCCACATCTTCACCATGTGTGGTGCTGCTCCATCCTCTGGTCAGCTGATAGACTCAATCAACTCACCTCATTGATGACGTGGTCCTCTGGGATcctggaggagcaggtggatcaggatcaggatcctGTGCATGTGTAGAAGTAAACGTGCTTTACATTGGACCAGTGGTCTAACTGTTAGCACACATCTAAAGAGCTAACGGCTAAAAGCTAACAACTGAAAACGTCACTCTGTTCCAGCATCAGAAATAATGTGGATGATGTTTGCTGACGTCTGTGATGTGTAGAGCATCGTCTGATGTTACTGACCTTTACAGTCACAGACAGCAGGCGTCTCTGGCTCTGCTCTGACAGGTGGATTTGATTTGTTCTCTGGACtctgcagccatgttttccAGCTGTGGTTCAGACTGAGGAGCCCACAGATCCAAGACCTGGGAGCAGACAACCACATGATGTTATTCATACAAACACAGGactcacctcctcctgtctgctcCTGGTTATTGTGGTGAGAGTCACAGACCTGCTGCTCAGAGTGACACTGACACCTAGTGGCCACTTTATGCATAACAGCTCTATTTATCTGCTCAAAGGAAACATATTGAACGAAGCCGGCCGTCTTCAATCCAGAGAATAACCACTCTGCATCAACACTGTTTGATTCATTTCAACCcagtcagtgaaaacagagTTCACACAGAAACCCTGTGACaatcacacactgcactgtgcttCACAACTCAAACATGCAGGGCCGTTTCTAGCTCTGTGGGGACCCCATGCAAGATGCTGTGTGGGGCCCCTAGTTTCCCAGACTATGATGGAGAGAGTCCTAATCCCTCAGATGATCCATGAACACACCACACTCTGTTACAGGCCAAAGTCATGATAACCTgtcatattaaaatgaaacatcttcTTCAGTTCAGCCACTcaagcaagaaaacaacaatcGTCCATACGTCAGTAAATAAACTGATACTGagtggttttaaaaaagcaactCCAGTTTCCACAGCAACACAAGTTCCCACAccacaaaacaataataaaggacagaaagaaagaaagtggaaaTAATCAACAACAGGTCTAATATTTATTAGTCACTTCATAAATAACCAGTGTTGTTTctaaagcagcagcacactTCTAATGAGAGGCCgataaaatacacagtacacTGAAGAAATGAATCATTAATAATCCTAAAGAAATGTGAAGAGGCAAACAACGTGAGACAACTTCAACTGGACGAAGACACAGCAGacaccaacaacaaacaaacaatgacaacaagaacaacagcaagaatcatcaacaacaacaacgacaggaacaacaacaaacaacagcaacgACACCAACAGTCTCAGGACAGCACAGTCCATTCACATGTGACATGTTCATTTTCTTCAGTCCTTTCATGAagcaaacactgaagctggttTATGAGAATACAAACCCTACTCTGAGGCTAGCTGAGCGAGCTAGCAGGACAAATTAACCCCTTCAGGAAAACCACATCACTAACAAACGCCTCACCTCCATCCTCTGACTTTCTTTTTCGGTCCCAGCAGGATAACTTCTGTTTGACGCCGTTTCACATCCACATCCTCACTGACGGGAATGATGGCTACCTGTCAAGCATTCCCATCATACCTGTCGGCTGACGTCACTCACTGCGCGACAGTGGAGTCCAACGATTTTGACTTAATTATGTCAGAAAACCTCAAAGCACAGCTTCTCCCTGCggctcattttcttcttgtttcctacatttattttgaagccTATAAGAGATAAAGACAGGTGGGTTTAATTCTCCTCAGGTGAGGCTGAACATTCAGCTTTGAGGCCCCCTAGTGGCTGGAGGGTTAACCTCTGCTAACCTGcaacattacaaataaaatgactgaataataactgataataaTATCGATAactttaaaacagtaaaaacaaaaaaaaaaaacaaataaaaacagtcctaaaaacactgaaatgtcttTGACTGAAACAGACAACATGAATAAAGATCCATGAATCAATAATGTTCAGTTCTGTCTGTGACCTTGTTCAGCTTCACCTCTTTAAAGGATTGTTCCATCTACCCAGAGTTTTAAACTGGATTTCACTCAGTCACCAAACAGCTCGTCATTTCTTCAGCTTCAGCAGATTCATcagttttaaatcagtgttaacCATCAGGTGGAAAACCTTTGAATGAATcagaaaaacatagaaaacactgatgttttaacCAGTGCTGTCGATGCTGCTTCATGTCAACACCAGAGAAATATACATCCATCTGAAAGTAAACTCATCACTTCATTTATACAGTTTTTAACCTCATGTCAAATAATGTATTTCATCTGATTTTTACATTCTCTGATTCTGTTTATGTCAGTTAATATGAACTAATGAAATCTTTTCATATCATCTTTtaactgctgtgaaaaacataataacatgaacttttttaatcattgtttAACTCGTCATGGTTCTGAccaaaagggaaataaaatgtaaagttcAGCTCAGTCATCTTGTCATCAAGCACCACATCTTATCTTATTAACAGCTCAGACATTAAAGGGTTAAATCTAACAAACCAGGTGTAACCAGGAAACAGACTCACAGCTGAAGTTAGTGAAACTCcagctgctgtcagcagcagaaacaaacgTCAAACATCACCTCACACTGAGATGAAACATTTAATccaacacacaggcaaacagtCAACAGTGTCATGTACAGAGTCCAATCTGAGCCATcaacagctggaggagctgggtcTCCAGTCGCTGCTgttaaaccaccacagaagaagaagaggaggaggaggtcattaacagagctgcagtcaaaGATCAGACGATGGGAaaccatgtttctgtttgaatgttttaatgtgaggaAGGTTCAGATCTGATGTTTATTCTCTTCATGGATGTCAGAGTTTATTCATCCTCAGCTCAGCAGATAAAActttgattatttgtttatgtgcagactgaaaatgtgaataaaaagaggaaagacactCAGTAACTATAGAGCAGAAATACAGTGTGAAGCAGCTGTGATCAGTGATATTAAATCAGATTCACTCAGGAGAAGGTcaaactgtgtttctctgtttctgtcattgaTCACTAACATGAATCtcaccatcctgctgctttcTTTACTTCattgtttgttgctttttgttccACATCCAGACCAGAAAGTCACCAAGGCCGTCTGCCTTTACTGTGTTTGTACAcctcattttgaatttgttcaAATGCCTGATCATTCCTGTCACATCTCAGTAAGCCCGGCTGAGTCTCATGGAAGAGAACATGAACCTCAGAGACGACGTTTCGATACTTTTCACACCATTTTCTTCCATCAGGTGAATAGTCGACTTCTCTGGTGTGATGCATCATCACTAAGATGACAGGTTTCTGActctgagacactgagagacagaaatatgagGACAGAGGTTAGTGATGAACTTCAtgtgaagacaaagagaatattACCCTTTAATGTCTTCATGTGTCCACTGTGTTATCTTCACTTATTAAACATGAAAACTGTCCTGTGTCTGCAGAGCAGTGAAGagaaatgtttctgctgctaAATCTGGAATATGTACTGAAACATTTTTACCACAAGAGGGCGACgacattttaagaaaatgaaacagtctgACGTGACAACaacatgagagaaaaaacagtgactgaatgaatgagctGTGCACATTTCACTATAAGAACAAGTGGAAACACGTCTGATCATTACCTTCCTCACGTCTCATGGCTGCCTCCACATCTGATCCAACACGAGACGTGATTGGACAGAAGACAATGATGACGTAGCAGTCCTGAGGATCTGTGGTCACCTCCATCAGTGTTGCTgtccatcttttattctttacttGCTCCAGTATGACGTCATCAGCACCAAAGGTTTTACCAGTGACAACACTGTAGAGCTTCACTTTATAGGTACAGCATGAATATGACGATGGAGATTTAGCTGCTGAAAGATGAACAAACTGTTAATGTTTatacatttacaataataaaactgaaatcctAATGATCCTCTCTGAAGATCGACTGAACATTCCCACAGACCTGCACAAAGAACGGTGTTATGGGTAACCACAGAGCTCCACATAAACAGACATCTGTAGAAGAACTGTGATCAGAATCAGTGtccaaatgtttaaaaaatatcctGATGTTAACATCTTAATCCCTTAATCCCCGTTttctctctggttctgctgcctGCTGTCGACCTCTGCTGCTCCCTGACTTCACGTCCTGTTTATCTCTGCCGGCTTCAGTCTGCTGATCCTGAATAAAGCTGAACCTTTTCTCTGAGCTGAGACCTGCTGGACTCCTGACCTGACCGTGGTCATGAATTCAGTGTAAATATAACAGAGTATTCAGAGGAGTGGTGTGCTGGTTTCtcagtgatgaataaatgaataaataatgtgataACCTTTGTTAGATTTTTGAGGTTTGAAATGTTCCTTCAAACTCTTCAGATGTTCCTTCATATGACCTACGAGGTCCACCAGATGTTCAGAGTTTTCTGGGATCTTTTTCATGTCGTTCACCAAACgttcagcagctgcagggaaaacagacagagagtgttAAAGTTTTACATGGTATGATCAGAGAAGTCCTGATCAGGTTCAGATCGGAGTCCTTTAATACAGAGACTCTGCTGACAGAGACTCTGATACTGAATCCATGTagattcagtctgtctgtgaggaaacagctgtAGAGACTAAACCATCAGCTCTCTGATCCAAACTGAACGTCCTGATTCAAAGCTACAAAACTGATCAGTTTAACTGATTGATCTGATCTGGATCAAAGTTCAACTCCTGaaactgacctgagatcagctgaTGGTGCATTAGAGAGGAGGTCTCACTCTGTAGCAGTTGTTGAAATATAGAAACACTAATGTATGGTGGTGTCACAGAGTGAGGCTTCTTCCATCATAAAAAATCTCTGACTGAGTTCACAGTGATCCTGATCCTGAGGACTAATCAGGAGATCTCAAGCTGTTTTATCAAAATAACATGTTAGaacaataaatgtaaattattgtACATACATGAATACAGTTGATCTGGTATCAAGCCTCTCAGTTCCTGTAAGACCTCGTCCAGGTTCACTTGGTCCTCACTCAGTGACACCCAGTCCTGAAGACATGAAGACATGTAAACATTGGAGGTCACAGACCAGAACACTGTAACTGTTTTACGTATGGATCATTAAAGTCTCCAGAGCTCTGACTGATGGAGGTTTACTGCAGATGAAGGTGGAGGAAGGACCAGAGAGCCTCTATTGATCAGTACAGAAATCAATCAGATCAATCAGCTGAGGTCCAGACAGGCTGGTACTCaagacagttcagttcagt
This genomic interval from Lates calcarifer isolate ASB-BC8 unplaced genomic scaffold, TLL_Latcal_v3 _unitig_1912_quiver_963, whole genome shotgun sequence contains the following:
- the LOC108891278 gene encoding uncharacterized protein LOC108891278, with protein sequence MFVSTSLQSCDRERMKRRQQHSAEGTSVDPDDRSPDDMETTSSNPDGDTQESDSDHQTLSVECPKCGSNIQVPVDAGVEVTDKYQPASSNQNRTCGEDWVSLSEDQVNLDEVLQELRGLIPDQLYSSAERLVNDMKKIPENSEHLVDLVGHMKEHLKSLKEHFKPQKSNKAAKSPSSYSCCTYKVKLYSVVTGKTFGADDVILEQVKNKRWTATLMEVTTDPQDCYVIIVFCPITSRVGSDVEAAMRREEVSQSQKPVILVMMHHTREVDYSPDGRKWCEKYRNVVSEVHVLFHETQPGLLRCDRNDQAFEQIQNEVYKHSKGRRPW